The DNA window CACGAAATCGCCGCCCGCGACCTCCTCGCCGAACCGCTCGCCGCGCAGGCGCACCACCTCGCCCTGCGCGCCCACGCCGACGGTCCCCACCCCAGACTCGCGGGGGGCCACGGCCAGGGTCGCGGCGACGCCAGCGTGCGCGTGCCGCGCGTGCCGCGCATGCCGCGCATGGGCGGTCACGAGGGCGGCCACATCGAGGTCGATCAGGATGTCGCCGTTCCACACCAGGGCGTCGCCCTCGCCGAGCCAGGCGGCGGCGTTCGCAACCCCGCCCGCGGTGCCCAGGATGGTCGCCTCACGCACGACGTGCACCGGGAGCGCCAGGGGGCCGAGGGCCTCGGCGCCGAAATCTTCGGCGCGGTGGAAGGTGTTCATCACCACATGCTGGACGCCTCCTCGGGCCAGGCGGTCCACGACGTGGGCCAGGAGGGGTCGATCGCCCACCCAGACCAGGGGCTTCGGGCGCTCGTCGGTGAGCGGCCTGAGCCGCGTTCCAAAGCCTGCCGCCAGGATCATCGCGCCCGTCATGCGCGCGCACGCTACTCCCCGCACGCGCGGACGGACAAACTGCCGAAAATTCGACGCCCCCCCGGGGCGCGTGCTACCCCCCGAGGCGTGCGCTCGCGCTTCCGTGATCTCGCTGTCCTCGCCGCGCTAGGCGCGCTCTCGGCGTTCGGCGCCGTGCTCTCGCCTGGATGTGGCACCGACGCCGTGGGCGTCGATGCCTGCCGGCAGATCGAGGACGCACGCTGTCAGGCCGCCTCCGTCTGCGGATACGACGAGGCGCAGGTCAAGACGTGCCGGGAGTTCTACCGGGACCAGTGCCTGCGGGGGATCCAGAATGCGGAGCATGGCGAGCCGGCCGAGAGCGAGGTCGAGGGGTGCATCGCGGCGGTCGAGGCCGTTCGCGACTGCGCCGCCGCGGGGACGCCGACGGTGGGCGAGTGCAGCGGCGTGGTGCTCGCACCGACCGCCGATGGCTCGGTCCCTCCTTGCCTGATCATCACCGAGCAAGTGCATCGTCTCCAGGCATGCGCCTTCGTGGCGACGCCCCCCTCCGGCGGTAGCGGTGGCAACGGTGGGTCCGGAGGTGATGGCGCGGGCGGATCCGGCGGGTCCGGCGGCTCTGGAGCCGAGGACGGCTCCGGCGGATCGGGAGGACCGGCGAACTCCGGGGGCGCAGGGGGTTCGTCCATGGGCGCTGGCGCGTCAGGTGGCACGGGCGGCACCGGTGGCGCCGGCGGTGCGGGCGGGGCGTGAGGACGCGGGTCACAGCACGAGCGATTCCTGCATTTCAGGTGGCATCGGCCCTGTCCTTGGACTAGTTCCGGGTCGCAATGGTCTGCGCGAGAGCCCTGGCCTCCCTGGCCCGCGCCGCCTGGTTGGCCGCCTTCACGGCGACCCTCGGCGGTTGCGCCAACAGCAGCGAGGATCTCGGAACCTTCGAGACGGCGACGGCGATCGTGATCGATCCGAACGCCTTCCCTCGCGGCCTGCCCTGCACCGACGCGCCAGGCGCCATGCAGAGCTACGTGGCCACCCTGATCGATCACACGGATCCGAGCGCGCCGTTCGCGCTGCCCTCGTCGGATCCCCTGCCCTGCTCCCAGCAGACGCAGTTCCGCTACGTGGTCCCGGGGCACGTGTACGCCGCCTCGGTCGACGGCTACGAGCAAGCGTCCAACGTGCTCGTCCCGCGCGGCGGTCACGGGTCGGGCAGCCGGAGGATGAAGCTCGGTACCGGCGTGCGGCGGGACGACGATCGGCGCTGGACCACGCTGCCCGACGTCACACCGCGCTGGCGCATCGACTGCGCCGAGCAGGCCGCGCAGGATGGCGCGTCGCTCAACATGGGCGGCTGCCAGCTCGTCTCGGATCGGGGGACGAGCGCGGTGACCGCCATCCAGTTCGATCTCCAGGCCACGCTCGGCAGCCTCCGGTGCGCGACCGAGGACGGCAGCGGTGAGGTGTCCCGCTTCGACGTGATCCCCTCGGACGGCGCCCAGGCCGAGATCGTCGACGTCCCCTGCCCTCCGGAGGGCCCCATCCGCATCGAGGAGGGCGTCTCCGCCGGGCGGGTGTACACGTTTCGCATCGAGGCCCATGGCCCGCGCGCGACGTACGCGGCGAGCTGCGAGGCGGTCACGGTCGAGAACCGCACGGTCTCGGCGGTGTGCTCCCCGCTGACGGCGAACGGGGTCCTCAACATTCCCGTCGACGCGGTGGTCGAGGCGTCCGGGCTCACCTGCGGGACCACGCTCGGCAACTACATCGTGCGGCTCTCGTCGCTCGCACTCCCGCCGACCATCGACGCCTTCGAGTCGAGCGCGCTGCACTGCACCGAGAGCGCGCGCTTCACGACGCTGCCGCCCGGCCCCTACGAGGGCGCCGTGTACGAGCCCGGCGAGGCGGGTGGCGCGCCGATCGCGATCTGCCAGGGTGAGGTGTCCCCTGGCACCACCACGTTCGCGACCTGCGCGGCCGCGCCCTGACTCTTTCTCTCTACATCACCTGCCCGAAGCATCAGCGGTTCTATGGAAGACACTTCCAATATCCAGCAGAAGGTCCCGGTCAGCATCCAGGACGAACTCCGGACCAGCTACCTCGATTACGCGATGAGCGTGATCATCGGTCGTGCCATCCCAGATGTGCGTGACGGCCTGAAGCCGGTGCACCGCCGCGTCCTGTTCTCGATGCACGAGCAACACATCGGCCCTGGCGGCGCGCACAAGAAGTGCGCGCGCGTGGTCGGGGACGTGCTCGGCAAGTACCACCCGCACGGTGACATGTCCGTGTACGACGCGCTGGCCCGCATGGCCCAGCCGTTCAGCCTGCGGTATCCGCTCATCGACGGGCAGGGCAACTTCGGTTCGGTCGACGGCGACTCGCCGGCGGCCATGCGTTATACCGAGTCGCGGCTGGCGCGCGTCGCAGTCGAGCTGCTCGCCGACATCGACAAGGAGACCGTCGATTTCTCGCCGAACTACGACGACTCCGAGCTCGAGCCGGTGGTCCTGCCGGCGAAATTCCCCCAGCTCCTCGTGAATGGCTCCGGCGGCATCGCCGTCGGCATGGCGACCAACATCCCGCCCCACAACCTGGGCGAGATCATCGACGCCACCATCGAGATCATCCGCAATCCCGAGGTCACCCTGCCCGAGCTGATGCAGCACGTCCACGGGCCCGACTTCCCCACCGGGGGGCTGATCTACGGCAAGAGCGGGATCCTGCAGGCCTACACCACGGGGCGTGGTTCGATCACCATGCGCGCCCGGAGCTCGGTCGAGAAGACGCACAAGGGCGACCGCGAGGCGCTGATCATCTCCGAGATCCCCTACCAGGTGAACAAGGCCCGGCTGGTCGCGAAGATCGCCGAGTGCATGAAGGAGAAGCGCGTCGAGGGCATCAGCGAGGTACGCGACGAGAGCGACCGCGAGGGGATGCGCATCGTCATCGAGCTGAAGAAGGACGTGTTCCCGCAGGTGGTGCTGAACCAGCTCTACCGGCTCACCGACCTGCAGACGACGTTCGGGGTGAACAACCTGTCCATCGTGCAGGGTCGCCCGGCCGTGCTGTCGCTGAAGGAGACGCTGGAGCATTTCATCGAGCACCGCCGCGAGGTGGTGACGCGGAGGACCCGCTTCGAGCTGCGCCAGGCCGAGTCGCAGCGCGAGCTGGTGGAAGGCCTGGGCATGGCCACCACCGACATCGACCGGGTGGTGGCGACCATCCGCGCGTCCGCCGACACCGACGAGGCCCGCACCCGCCTGTGCGCACTGCCCCTGCGCGGGCTCGGCGAGTTCCTCCGCCGCGCCGGCCGCCCTGATGAGGAGTGCGAGAAGGCCGACGCGGCCGGCGACTACTTCCTCTCGGAGCGGCAAGCCAAGGCCATCCTGGAGATGCGCCTCTCCCGCTTGACGGGTCTGGAACGCGAGAAGCTCGCCAAGGAGTACGGCGAACTGGCGAAGACGATCGAGCGCCTCAGGGCGATCCTGGCCGACCAGGAGCTCTTGATGAACGTCATCGTGACGGAGCTCGAGGAGATCAAGACGCGCTTCTCCGACGAGCGCCGCACCGAGATCGTGGCCGCCGAGGCCGAGATCAACGTGGAGGATCTGATCCAGGAAGAGGACATGGTGGTCACGGTCTCCCACGCGGGGTACGTGAAGCGCACCTCGGCCTCGATTTACCGGGCGCAGCGGCGTGGCGGGAAGGGCACGCTGGGGATGGAGGCGCGCGAGGAGGACTGGGTGAGCCAGGTCTTCGTCGCGTCGACCCACTCCCACGTGTTCTTCTTCAGCGACACCGGGAAGGTCTTCGTCAAGAAGGTCTACGAGATCCCCCAGGCCGCGCGGAACGCCAAGGGGCGCGCCATCGTGAACTTCGTGGGGATGGAGCCCGGCGAGAAGGTGGCGGCCGTGATGTCCGTGCCGCGTCTGGAAGAGGGTCGCTTCGTCGTCACGGTGACGCGCCGTGGGCAGATCAAGAAGACGGCGCTGCTCGAGTACGAGAACTACCGCGACAAGGGCATCATCGGGGTGCGCATCGAGGAGAGCGATCAGCTCCTCGTGGCGGCGCTGACCGATGGGACGCAAGAGCTGGTGATCGCCACCCGCACCGGGATGAGCATCCGCTTCTCGGAGGAGCAGGTCCGCGCGACCGGCCGCGCCACGATGGGCGTGAAGGCGATCGAGCTCGAAGAGGGCGACGAGGTGGTCGGGATGGGCACGAGCGGCGACGGCCGCGATCGCGTGCTGGCCGTGTGCGAGCGCGGCTACGGCAAGCAGACGCCCATCGAGGAGTTCCGGAAGCAGAGCCGCGGCGGCAAGGGCGTGATCCTGATCGACGCCAGCGAGCGCAACGGCCCCGTCGTCGGTGTGGCGATGGTGTGCACCACCGACGAGGTGCTGCTCGTCACCGACAAGGGGCAGATGATCCGCACCAAGGTCAGCGAGATCCGCGAGACCAGCCGCAACGCGCAGGGCGTGCGCCTGATGAACGTGGACGACGGCGAGCGCGTGGTCGCCATCGAGGCGTTCGCCGCCGACTCGGACTCCTCGGAGTCCACCGAGCACGCAGAGGGCGCCACGCCGCCCGAGGCCTCTGCCGGTGCCAACGGCCACAGCGCCGATCCCACGCCGGAAGCCTGACACCTCCCGGGGGGACGATCGGCGCGACGCCGGACGCCTCCCCGGTCACCCGGCGCCCCCAGCGCCCGCTCGCCTCCCCTCCCCCCATCGACGCCCACGCCGCTCCTGCGCGAGCAGTGACGCGCTCATCAGGCTCGCGCGACGACGTGCGCGCGCCCCCTGAGCGGAAGGCCGCGTGGCGCACGCATCACGGATTCACGCTTGGTGTTGCTTCACGCCGGGATCGGCGTCGCTGTCCGGCTCGGCAAGAAGCGTCGGAGCTTGAGGCCGAGCAGCGACGTCTCCTGCGTCTTGCGGATGTACCCCGATGCACCGCATTCCTCGGCGAGACGCGCCAGCTCGAGATCCGGCCGGTCAGAGAACAGCACGATGGGACAGTGATGCAGGCCGCTGCGGGCCGTGATCTCGACGAGCTTGTCGCCCGTGAGCGCAGGCATGCTCACGTCCATCAGCACCAGATCCGGCTTCTCCAGGACGAGCGCGCGCGTGAAGCCGATGGGGCTCTCGAGCCCGATCACCTCGTAGTCCTCTTCTTCGAGGACACACCGCACCACCTCTCGGATGATCGAGCTGTCGTCGACGATGAGCACCTTGGTTCTTCGGCGGGACGGCATGGTGGTGACCCAGCAGTACCACAGCGCCGCGTTCCATGCTTGTCCCGGGCGGGCCGGTGCCACCGAAGGTGGCGCGTGGACCCTGAGGCGGTCGTTCTGGAGCAGATGGTCCTGGCATGCGTCCTGCCACGTCTTCGGTCGAGGCGCCGCCGAGCCATCCTGCATGCCTGAGGCGCGCTCTCCGCCAAGGTCCCCCCGTGCCCGCCATCAACCCCATCCCGCAGCCCTCCGAGCCCTCCGAGCCCCCTCAGCCCACCGGGGTGAAGGCGTACGCCGCCTGCATCGGCTGGGGGATGAAACTTCTCGTGCTGTCACTGCTCTTGCTCGAAGGTCTGTATCTCGTTCTGGGCAATCTTTTCCTGGGTCTCGGGGGGTTGAAGCGTCTCGTGAGCTGGGACCCAGAGACGTTCACGATGGATTACGACGTCGCCTGGTCGCTGTGGCCAGGGCACGCGCGGGTCCGGAATTTCAAGATCACGGGCCAGGACACGGTGCTCCAGTGGTCGATGGACATCGAGAAGGCCTCGGTCCAGGTGGAGCTGGCAGAGCTGTTCGACCTTCGTTACCACGCGACGCGTGTGAGCGCGGAGGGGGTGGTCTTCAAGCTGCGGTTCCGCGTGAGCGACGAGGTCGCCGACAGCGCGTACGCCAGGGCCCTGCCCCCCATCGCCGGGTTCGCCGATCCTCCGCTCGCCTTCGTGGGCCCTGTCCTGGAGCCGACGGACGCGGACTACCATCTCTGGACCGCACACCTGGAGAACATCGACGCCCAGATCAAGGAGATCTGGGTCGAGGGCTACCGCTACACCGGCGACATGCACGCCAGGAGCGGCTTCTACTTCAAGCCGCTGCGCAAGTTCTCGCTGGATCCTTCAGGGGTCGAGATCCGATCCGGGGAGCTTCAGACCGCGGATCACGCGGTGCTGCGGGGGATGGAGGGCTACCTGTTCGCGTCCGTCGATCCTTCCGACATGGAGTACGCCGACGTGGCGACGATGCTGAAGGCGACCCAGCTGCACGCCATGCTGGAGGCGCAGGTGCCGGGGCTCTCGTTCATGCGATCGCTCACGGGAGACGATTTCCCTCGATTCCGCGACGGGAGCGGCGCGCTGTCGCTCGATGTGCGGGTCGACCGCGGCGTGCTGTCGCAAGGCAGCCGCGCTCGCTATGCGACGGAACGGCTCGACGTCGACACCCTCGATGGGGGCGCCACGGCCGCCCTGGAGGCCGATCTGCGGGTGCACGAGGGCCGCACCCATCTGTCGGGTGACGTGGACCACGCCACCCTGCGCTGGGCCCGTCCTTCGGGCGGCCCGGTGGCGGTGGTGAACGGAGCGCGCGCCACGCTGGAGATGCCCGCGAGCCTCCTCGAGCCCTGGCTGGTCGAGGACTATGCGCTTCAGCTTCCGTCGGTGCGCGTCCCCGATCTGCGGCGGTTGCTCCCCGACCGTCAGAGTCCCGTGCAGTTCACGCGAGGGTCGGCGGCGTTGCGCGGGGCCCTCTCGGGGCACCGCGGTCAGCCCGGACGAGGTTCGCTGCACGTGGATGTCTGGAACGCCGCCGGGAGCTGGAAGCAGCTCGCGCTCGGGGCGAGCGTGGGCGCGAAGATCGAGGTGGAGGGGGTCGATCTCGTCGGGAAGACGGCGACGCTGAAGGGCACCGCCGGCATCGGGAAGGCCCATGTGCGCGCGGGAGAATCCGCTTACGAGGACTGGTGGGCGCGCGCTCGCTTCAGCGGGGTGAAGGTCCGGCTGGGGAGGAGCATCGATGTGCGTGGCAACGCGAAGGTGGCGATGCGCGATCTGGATCCGTTCGTGGGGACGCTGGTGGGGATGGATCTCTTGCCCGGCTGGTCGAAGCCGCTGATCTCGTCGAAGCAGGTGGACACCGACGTGAACGTGAACAAGCAGGGTACGCGGCTCTCGCTGGGGGTGCAGGCCATCGCCGGGTCTCAGCGGGTGACCGGGTTGCTGGAGCGGCGCCAGGATGACGATCGCGGGGCCTTTCTCATCGAGAGTGGACCGCTCTCGGCCGGCCTTCAGCTGGGTGCGGATGGGGTGAGTGTGAAGCCGTTCGCGGGTGGCGGGTGGCTGAAGGAGCAGCTCGCCGCATTGCGGGGGTGGCGCTGAGGGGCGCGGATCCCGGCGCTCCGGCACGGGTCCTCCCACGCCTCGCGCATGCACACACTGCACGCCGACGGGTTGAAGCCCCAGTGGGATGGGGTGGTCGTGGAATGGAGGATCAGCCTTCGAGGAGTTCGAAGCGGATGCCGGCTTGCTGGAGGCGGTCGATGAGGAGGTTGCCCATGGCGATGGCGGGGGTGATGACGCCGGTGTGGGGCGGAAGGCGGTCGCGGTCGTGGGCGAGGCAGAGGGCTGACTCGGAGAGCATCTTGGCGGTTTCGGTGTAGCCGGGGTCGCCTCCGCTCACGCGGGTGACGATCTGACGGGTGGCGGCTTTGCCGCGGAAGGTGACCTGGAACCAGGCGCGGGCGCGTTCTTCGGCGGTCGGGCCTTCGCCGGGGTTGCGGATCTTGCCGAGGAGGGCGCGGGCGGGGGGGATCTGGGAGAGGGCGAGGAGGGCGCCGAGGCCGGCGAGTCCGGCCGCGAGCTTGAAGGTCGAGCGGACCTGGGCGTAGTGGCCGTAGCGGAAGTCGGGGCCGTAGGCGTCGAGGGCGCGGGCGCTGCGCAGGACGATCTGGGGGTCGATGGTGGGCAGGGGGCAGACCCAGGCGCGCTGGTCGCGGTCGTAGTGGATGCGCGCTTTGATGCCGCGGGCCTTGCGGGGGGCGGGCTCGTAGGAAGGGGTGGAGGGGGGGCGCTTGGGTCGATGGCGCATCGAGCCCATGGCGCCGATGGCGGAGTGCAAGGTGCCGCCGGAGAAGGTCCCCTGGGCGCGGACGAAGCCTTCGAGGTGAATGGGTTCGCCAGCGGGCAGCTTCTCGACGGTGAAGAGGGCGCCGAGATCGTGGGGGATGCTGTCGAAGCCGCAGCAGTTGACGATGCGCAGGCCCTTTTCACGGGCGGGGGCGTCGTAACGCTCGAGGCAGAGGTCGACGAAGTCGGGCTCACCCGTGATGTCGACGTAGTCGGTGCCCTCGGCGACGCAGGCGGCGACGAGGGGTTCGCCATGGCTGGCGTAGGGGCCGACGGTGGTGATGATCACCCGGGCCTGTCGCGCCATCGCTGCGAGGGAGGCAGGATCCGCGACGTCGGCCTCGATGACGCCGACGCTGGCGGGAAGGCCGAGCTCGGTCTGGAGGCGCTCGAGTTTCTGTGCGCTTCGACCCGCGACGGCCCACGGGAAGGGCGAGGCGCCGGCACGGCGCGCCAGGTACTCGGCCACGAGGCGGCCGGTGAAACCGGTGGCCCCGAAGAGGACGATGTCATGGGTGCGGTCGCGGTTCATCGCCTGGCCTGATACCACGGGGCCGAGAATGACGGGGGAGTCCAGCCTCCGAGGGATTTCTCGAGCTGCTGGGCGACGGCGATGGACATGTGATCGCGGGCGTGCGGGGCGACCACCTGGACGCCGAGGGGGAGGCCATCGCGGTTCAAGCCGAGGGGGACCTGGGTGACGGGCAGCTCCATGACGTTGAAGATGGCGGTGTAGGCCCAGCGGAGGGGCGAATAGAGCGAGTGGCCGTGGAGAGGGGCCGGTACGGGGTGGGGGGGGTACAGGAGGACGCCGTGGTCGCCGAGCAGCTCGGCGATCTCGGCGCGCAGCTCGAGGCCGAGCTTCTCGGCCTGCGCCATGCGGCCCGGGAGGCGCTTGCCGACGTCTTCCAGAAAGGCGAGGGCGAGCGCGGGCAGGGTGTGGGGGGAGCGGCCGAGGGGAAGGCGCAGGAGTTCTCGGGCGACGGAGATGCGGCGGCCTTCACCGAGCAGCTCGGCGAAGGAGGGCGTGGGGTGGTCGGACACGAGGTTGCCGGCGGCGACCATCGCGCTCCAGATTTCGAGGGTGCGGGACAGGTGCGCGAGGTGCGCGGGGCGCACGGTGGCGCCGCGCTGAGCGAGGGCCCGGGCGGCGCGCCGCTGAGCGTCGAGCAGGTCGGGGTGCACGCGGTGGAGGCCGTCACCCTCGATGACGTGGACGACCATCGAGGCGACGTCGACGGTGCTCGGATCGCCCAGGGGGAAGACGGTGCAGGCCGGATCGTCGGGGTGAGGACCTGCGAGGAGCGCGAGGAGGGGCATGAGGTCCTCGGCGCGTCGGGTCAGGGGGCCGGTGGTGATGTAGCGGAGCGTGTCGCCCGAGGGGCGCGGGAACTGGCCGGAGCTGGGGACGAGGCCGCCGGTGGGCTTGTGGCCGAAGACGCCGTTGAAGAAGGCGGGCATGCGGATGGATCCGGCGATGTCGGAGCCGAGGCCGATGGGAGCACCGCCCACGCCGACGATGGCCCCCTCGCCTCCCGAGCTGCCTCCGACGGTGCGACGGGGGTCGTAGGGGTTGTTGGAGCAGCCATAGACGCGGTTGTTCGACTCCATCCACATGCACAGCTCGGGGGTGTTGGTGACGCCGAGGGGGATGAAGCCCGCATTGCGGAGGCGGGTGACGGTGACCGCGTCCTCGCTGGCACGCAGCCCTGCGCGCGCGAGGAGGCCAGCCGAGTTGGGCATGCCGACGACGGCGAAGCTCTCCTTGATCGAGCAAGGGACGCCGTGAAATGGCGGGAGCGACTCGACG is part of the Chondromyces crocatus genome and encodes:
- a CDS encoding nucleotidyltransferase family protein; translated protein: MTGAMILAAGFGTRLRPLTDERPKPLVWVGDRPLLAHVVDRLARGGVQHVVMNTFHRAEDFGAEALGPLALPVHVVREATILGTAGGVANAAAWLGEGDALVWNGDILIDLDVAALVTAHARHARHARHAHAGVAATLAVAPRESGVGTVGVGAQGEVVRLRGERFGEEVAGGDFVGVQVVGAALRRDLPPEGCLVGDVYLPWLRQGGALSTFPAPTVWDDVGTVAAYLRANARWLQGRREGAFVGAGAVVADGVTVEASVVGAGARVLGHGTLRGCVVWPGAEVTIDGSLTDAVMTPAGRVARG
- the gyrA gene encoding DNA gyrase subunit A — translated: MEDTSNIQQKVPVSIQDELRTSYLDYAMSVIIGRAIPDVRDGLKPVHRRVLFSMHEQHIGPGGAHKKCARVVGDVLGKYHPHGDMSVYDALARMAQPFSLRYPLIDGQGNFGSVDGDSPAAMRYTESRLARVAVELLADIDKETVDFSPNYDDSELEPVVLPAKFPQLLVNGSGGIAVGMATNIPPHNLGEIIDATIEIIRNPEVTLPELMQHVHGPDFPTGGLIYGKSGILQAYTTGRGSITMRARSSVEKTHKGDREALIISEIPYQVNKARLVAKIAECMKEKRVEGISEVRDESDREGMRIVIELKKDVFPQVVLNQLYRLTDLQTTFGVNNLSIVQGRPAVLSLKETLEHFIEHRREVVTRRTRFELRQAESQRELVEGLGMATTDIDRVVATIRASADTDEARTRLCALPLRGLGEFLRRAGRPDEECEKADAAGDYFLSERQAKAILEMRLSRLTGLEREKLAKEYGELAKTIERLRAILADQELLMNVIVTELEEIKTRFSDERRTEIVAAEAEINVEDLIQEEDMVVTVSHAGYVKRTSASIYRAQRRGGKGTLGMEAREEDWVSQVFVASTHSHVFFFSDTGKVFVKKVYEIPQAARNAKGRAIVNFVGMEPGEKVAAVMSVPRLEEGRFVVTVTRRGQIKKTALLEYENYRDKGIIGVRIEESDQLLVAALTDGTQELVIATRTGMSIRFSEEQVRATGRATMGVKAIELEEGDEVVGMGTSGDGRDRVLAVCERGYGKQTPIEEFRKQSRGGKGVILIDASERNGPVVGVAMVCTTDEVLLVTDKGQMIRTKVSEIRETSRNAQGVRLMNVDDGERVVAIEAFAADSDSSESTEHAEGATPPEASAGANGHSADPTPEA
- a CDS encoding response regulator, which produces MPSRRRTKVLIVDDSSIIREVVRCVLEEEDYEVIGLESPIGFTRALVLEKPDLVLMDVSMPALTGDKLVEITARSGLHHCPIVLFSDRPDLELARLAEECGASGYIRKTQETSLLGLKLRRFLPSRTATPIPA
- a CDS encoding saccharopine dehydrogenase family protein codes for the protein MNRDRTHDIVLFGATGFTGRLVAEYLARRAGASPFPWAVAGRSAQKLERLQTELGLPASVGVIEADVADPASLAAMARQARVIITTVGPYASHGEPLVAACVAEGTDYVDITGEPDFVDLCLERYDAPAREKGLRIVNCCGFDSIPHDLGALFTVEKLPAGEPIHLEGFVRAQGTFSGGTLHSAIGAMGSMRHRPKRPPSTPSYEPAPRKARGIKARIHYDRDQRAWVCPLPTIDPQIVLRSARALDAYGPDFRYGHYAQVRSTFKLAAGLAGLGALLALSQIPPARALLGKIRNPGEGPTAEERARAWFQVTFRGKAATRQIVTRVSGGDPGYTETAKMLSESALCLAHDRDRLPPHTGVITPAIAMGNLLIDRLQQAGIRFELLEG
- a CDS encoding amidase yields the protein MLDPLLLLSATRLAAMIRAGAASSEQIVDAHIRHIERVNPVINAMVATRFDAAREEARVADARVATEPVESLPPFHGVPCSIKESFAVVGMPNSAGLLARAGLRASEDAVTVTRLRNAGFIPLGVTNTPELCMWMESNNRVYGCSNNPYDPRRTVGGSSGGEGAIVGVGGAPIGLGSDIAGSIRMPAFFNGVFGHKPTGGLVPSSGQFPRPSGDTLRYITTGPLTRRAEDLMPLLALLAGPHPDDPACTVFPLGDPSTVDVASMVVHVIEGDGLHRVHPDLLDAQRRAARALAQRGATVRPAHLAHLSRTLEIWSAMVAAGNLVSDHPTPSFAELLGEGRRISVARELLRLPLGRSPHTLPALALAFLEDVGKRLPGRMAQAEKLGLELRAEIAELLGDHGVLLYPPHPVPAPLHGHSLYSPLRWAYTAIFNVMELPVTQVPLGLNRDGLPLGVQVVAPHARDHMSIAVAQQLEKSLGGWTPPSFSAPWYQARR